The following proteins are encoded in a genomic region of Ursus arctos isolate Adak ecotype North America unplaced genomic scaffold, UrsArc2.0 scaffold_32, whole genome shotgun sequence:
- the SLC66A1 gene encoding lysosomal amino acid transporter 1 homolog isoform X4 produces MDQALSLWFLLGWIGGDSCNLIGSFLADQLPLQTYTAVYYVLADLLMLSLYFHYKFKKRPSPLSAPINSVLLFVSGMACAVPLLRSAGPAAAPREVFRGRTLLSVEPGSKPFTQQEVIGFVIGSVSSVLYLLSRLPQIRTNFLRKSTQGISYSLFALVMLGNALYGASVLLKHPEAGQSEGSYLLHHLPWLVGSLGVLLLDTVISIQFLVYRDTATSSERQPLLPS; encoded by the exons ATGGACCAGGCGCTGTCCCTGTGGTTCCTTTTGGGCTGGATCGGAGGAGACTCCTGCAACCTCATCGGCTCCTTCCTCGCTGACCAGCTGCCCCTGCAG ACCTACACGGCGGTGTATTACGTGCTGGCGGACCTGCTGATGCTGTCCCTCTACTTCCACTACAAGTTTAAGAAGCGCCCCTCTCCGT TGTCTGCCCCCATCAATTCCGTGCTGCTGTTCGTCTCGGGCATGGCGTGTGCCGTCCCGCTGCTGAGGAGCGCTGGCCCTGCGGCTGCCCCGAGGGAGGTCTTCCGGGGCCGGACGCTCCTGTCCGTGGAGCCCGGCAGTAAG CCCTTCACTCAGCAGGAGGTCATCGGCTTCGTCATCGGCTCTGTCTCCAGCGTGCTGTACCTGCTGTCCCGCCTGCCTCAGATCCGCACCAAC tTCCTGAGGAAGTCGACACAGGGCATCTCCTACTCGCTGTTCGCCCTGGTGATGCTGGGGAACGCGCTGTACGGGGCGAGCGTGCTGCTCAAACACCCCGAGGCGGGCCAGAGCGAGGGCAGCTACCTGCTGCATCACCTGCCCTGGCTGGTGGGCAGCCTGGGCGTGCTGCTGCTCGACACCGTC ATCTCCATACAGTTTCTGGTGTATAGGGACACCGCCACCTCCTCGGAgcgccagcccctcctccccagctga
- the SLC66A1 gene encoding lysosomal amino acid transporter 1 homolog isoform X1, whose translation MVWQKLGFGNFSDCPNGSRQWIWDVFGECAQDGWDEASVGLGLISIVCFAASTFPQYIKACRAGNMDQALSLWFLLGWIGGDSCNLIGSFLADQLPLQTYTAVYYVLADLLMLSLYFHYKFKKRPSPLSAPINSVLLFVSGMACAVPLLRSAGPAAAPREVFRGRTLLSVEPGSKPFTQQEVIGFVIGSVSSVLYLLSRLPQIRTNFLRKSTQGISYSLFALVMLGNALYGASVLLKHPEAGQSEGSYLLHHLPWLVGSLGVLLLDTVISIQFLVYRDTATSSERQPLLPS comes from the exons ATGGTCTGGCAGAAGCTGGGCTTCGGCAACTTCTCCGACTGCCCCAATGGTTCCCGCCAGTGGATATGGGACGTGTTCGGCGAATGCGCCCAGGACGGCTGGGACGAGGCCAGCGTGGGCCTGGGCTTGATCTCCATCGTCTGTTTTGCAGCATCCACCTTCCC CCAGTACATCAAGGCCTGCAGGGCGGGCAACATGGACCAGGCGCTGTCCCTGTGGTTCCTTTTGGGCTGGATCGGAGGAGACTCCTGCAACCTCATCGGCTCCTTCCTCGCTGACCAGCTGCCCCTGCAG ACCTACACGGCGGTGTATTACGTGCTGGCGGACCTGCTGATGCTGTCCCTCTACTTCCACTACAAGTTTAAGAAGCGCCCCTCTCCGT TGTCTGCCCCCATCAATTCCGTGCTGCTGTTCGTCTCGGGCATGGCGTGTGCCGTCCCGCTGCTGAGGAGCGCTGGCCCTGCGGCTGCCCCGAGGGAGGTCTTCCGGGGCCGGACGCTCCTGTCCGTGGAGCCCGGCAGTAAG CCCTTCACTCAGCAGGAGGTCATCGGCTTCGTCATCGGCTCTGTCTCCAGCGTGCTGTACCTGCTGTCCCGCCTGCCTCAGATCCGCACCAAC tTCCTGAGGAAGTCGACACAGGGCATCTCCTACTCGCTGTTCGCCCTGGTGATGCTGGGGAACGCGCTGTACGGGGCGAGCGTGCTGCTCAAACACCCCGAGGCGGGCCAGAGCGAGGGCAGCTACCTGCTGCATCACCTGCCCTGGCTGGTGGGCAGCCTGGGCGTGCTGCTGCTCGACACCGTC ATCTCCATACAGTTTCTGGTGTATAGGGACACCGCCACCTCCTCGGAgcgccagcccctcctccccagctga
- the SLC66A1 gene encoding lysosomal amino acid transporter 1 homolog isoform X2, translating into MVCFCCEHSCASFRGQYIKACRAGNMDQALSLWFLLGWIGGDSCNLIGSFLADQLPLQTYTAVYYVLADLLMLSLYFHYKFKKRPSPLSAPINSVLLFVSGMACAVPLLRSAGPAAAPREVFRGRTLLSVEPGSKPFTQQEVIGFVIGSVSSVLYLLSRLPQIRTNFLRKSTQGISYSLFALVMLGNALYGASVLLKHPEAGQSEGSYLLHHLPWLVGSLGVLLLDTVISIQFLVYRDTATSSERQPLLPS; encoded by the exons ATGGTCTGTTTCTGCTGTGAACATTCGTGTGCAAGTTTTCGTGG CCAGTACATCAAGGCCTGCAGGGCGGGCAACATGGACCAGGCGCTGTCCCTGTGGTTCCTTTTGGGCTGGATCGGAGGAGACTCCTGCAACCTCATCGGCTCCTTCCTCGCTGACCAGCTGCCCCTGCAG ACCTACACGGCGGTGTATTACGTGCTGGCGGACCTGCTGATGCTGTCCCTCTACTTCCACTACAAGTTTAAGAAGCGCCCCTCTCCGT TGTCTGCCCCCATCAATTCCGTGCTGCTGTTCGTCTCGGGCATGGCGTGTGCCGTCCCGCTGCTGAGGAGCGCTGGCCCTGCGGCTGCCCCGAGGGAGGTCTTCCGGGGCCGGACGCTCCTGTCCGTGGAGCCCGGCAGTAAG CCCTTCACTCAGCAGGAGGTCATCGGCTTCGTCATCGGCTCTGTCTCCAGCGTGCTGTACCTGCTGTCCCGCCTGCCTCAGATCCGCACCAAC tTCCTGAGGAAGTCGACACAGGGCATCTCCTACTCGCTGTTCGCCCTGGTGATGCTGGGGAACGCGCTGTACGGGGCGAGCGTGCTGCTCAAACACCCCGAGGCGGGCCAGAGCGAGGGCAGCTACCTGCTGCATCACCTGCCCTGGCTGGTGGGCAGCCTGGGCGTGCTGCTGCTCGACACCGTC ATCTCCATACAGTTTCTGGTGTATAGGGACACCGCCACCTCCTCGGAgcgccagcccctcctccccagctga
- the SLC66A1 gene encoding lysosomal amino acid transporter 1 homolog isoform X3 has protein sequence MVWQKLGFGNFSDCPNGSRQWIWDVFGECAQDGWDEASVGLGLISIVCFAASTFPQYIKACRAGNMDQALSLWFLLGWIGGDSCNLIGSFLADQLPLQTYTAVYYVLADLLMLSLYFHYKFKKRPSPLSAPINSVLLFVSGMACAVPLLRSAGPAAAPREVFRGRTLLSVEPGSKPFTQQEVIGFVIGSVSSVLYLLSRLPQIRTNGHRHLLGAPAPPPQLTRTQAKPRTTGNLQMPLPGRDKCGQTRCC, from the exons ATGGTCTGGCAGAAGCTGGGCTTCGGCAACTTCTCCGACTGCCCCAATGGTTCCCGCCAGTGGATATGGGACGTGTTCGGCGAATGCGCCCAGGACGGCTGGGACGAGGCCAGCGTGGGCCTGGGCTTGATCTCCATCGTCTGTTTTGCAGCATCCACCTTCCC CCAGTACATCAAGGCCTGCAGGGCGGGCAACATGGACCAGGCGCTGTCCCTGTGGTTCCTTTTGGGCTGGATCGGAGGAGACTCCTGCAACCTCATCGGCTCCTTCCTCGCTGACCAGCTGCCCCTGCAG ACCTACACGGCGGTGTATTACGTGCTGGCGGACCTGCTGATGCTGTCCCTCTACTTCCACTACAAGTTTAAGAAGCGCCCCTCTCCGT TGTCTGCCCCCATCAATTCCGTGCTGCTGTTCGTCTCGGGCATGGCGTGTGCCGTCCCGCTGCTGAGGAGCGCTGGCCCTGCGGCTGCCCCGAGGGAGGTCTTCCGGGGCCGGACGCTCCTGTCCGTGGAGCCCGGCAGTAAG CCCTTCACTCAGCAGGAGGTCATCGGCTTCGTCATCGGCTCTGTCTCCAGCGTGCTGTACCTGCTGTCCCGCCTGCCTCAGATCCGCACCAAC GGACACCGCCACCTCCTCGGAgcgccagcccctcctccccagctgaCCCGGACGCAGGCCAAGCCCAGGACAACGGGGAACCTCCAGATGCCTCTCCCAGGAAGGGACAAGTGTGGGCAGACACGGTGCTGCTGA